In a genomic window of Mycolicibacterium neoaurum VKM Ac-1815D:
- a CDS encoding alkaline phosphatase family protein, producing MFVSPRYGTGALADLLPSVLGVLGVAGESDRIGLDLGSVRRIAVLLIDGMGSELVAARRDVAPLLAARPDRSLTAGFPSTTVASLASLGTGLPSGEHGLVGYLLSVPGHDRLMNPLKWGLMGQGPKVDLLKELIPEHFQPSRTAFERAAADGVVVTQVAPTYQAGSGLTRAALRGGDFRPTFSSGDLVDGVLTALSAADRTLVYAYHGDLDMTGHVRGPHSESWALELAQIDLMIRLIAERLPAGSALIVTADHGMVQVADPVDFDSTAVLQTGVRTLGGEPRARHVYTEPGAADDVAAIWRETLGSDFTVLTRVEVTGAGWFGPNVREDVAPRIGDVVVVSGADRAVIRSGAEPLQSNLLGHHGSLTPAEMLVPLYTFAATGN from the coding sequence ATGTTCGTCTCCCCGCGCTACGGCACCGGCGCACTCGCCGACCTTCTTCCGTCCGTGCTCGGGGTTCTCGGTGTGGCTGGCGAGTCGGACCGGATAGGTCTGGATCTGGGTTCGGTGCGACGAATCGCCGTCCTGCTGATCGACGGCATGGGCAGCGAATTGGTCGCGGCCCGCCGGGATGTCGCGCCGCTGCTCGCCGCCCGGCCGGACCGATCGCTCACCGCGGGTTTCCCCAGCACGACGGTGGCGAGCCTGGCGTCGCTGGGCACCGGCCTGCCGTCGGGGGAGCATGGCCTGGTCGGCTACCTGCTTTCGGTGCCCGGTCACGACCGTTTGATGAATCCGCTGAAATGGGGGTTGATGGGCCAGGGGCCCAAGGTCGATCTGCTAAAAGAGCTCATCCCCGAGCATTTCCAGCCATCGCGGACCGCCTTCGAGCGGGCCGCCGCCGACGGTGTGGTGGTGACCCAGGTGGCACCGACCTATCAGGCGGGCTCTGGGCTGACCCGGGCGGCGCTGCGCGGTGGCGACTTCCGGCCGACCTTCTCCTCGGGCGACCTTGTCGACGGGGTGCTCACGGCGCTGTCGGCTGCCGACCGCACGCTGGTCTATGCCTATCACGGCGACCTCGACATGACCGGCCATGTACGTGGTCCCCACTCCGAATCCTGGGCGCTGGAACTGGCGCAGATCGACCTCATGATCCGACTGATCGCCGAACGGCTACCGGCCGGGTCGGCGCTGATCGTCACCGCCGACCACGGCATGGTGCAGGTCGCCGACCCGGTCGACTTCGACAGCACCGCGGTGCTGCAGACCGGTGTGCGCACGCTGGGCGGCGAACCACGCGCCCGGCACGTCTACACCGAACCCGGTGCGGCCGACGATGTTGCCGCGATCTGGCGCGAGACGCTGGGCAGCGATTTCACCGTGTTGACCCGCGTGGAGGTCACCGGCGCCGGCTGGTTCGGACCGAACGTACGCGAGGATGTCGCGCCGCGCATCGGTGACGTCGTGGTGGTCTCCGGTGCTGACCGCGCGGTGATCCGCTCCGGTGCTGAACCCTTGCAATCGAACCTTCTCGGCCATCATGGTTCGCTGACGCCGGCGGAAATGTTGGTGCCGCTGTACACCTTCGCCGCCACGGGCAACTAG
- a CDS encoding Rv0518 family GDSL lipase — protein sequence MIMTDVLRRPILPLSTLAAVVVMLVCVAIPDARIDARRLSVETPSSRVAVIGDSYTNGTDWGGIGAAGWPAQAWQLLASQGRPVVADVAAEGRAGYGVRGDRGSLFWDLTTRAVQPDDRLVVFFGSRNDQPVAVTDVVDQARNAFALVHGIAPAARLLVIGPPWPTADVPVEILRIRDALAAVARSAGARFVDPIAEGWFVGRPDLIAADGVHPTDAGHLYLADKIARLMGAQLTPRR from the coding sequence ATGATCATGACAGACGTGCTGCGGCGCCCCATCCTGCCATTGTCGACTCTGGCAGCGGTGGTCGTGATGCTCGTATGCGTCGCCATACCGGACGCCCGCATCGACGCGCGGCGACTGTCGGTGGAAACACCGTCGAGCCGGGTTGCGGTGATCGGCGACTCGTATACCAACGGGACCGATTGGGGCGGGATCGGTGCGGCCGGGTGGCCGGCTCAGGCCTGGCAGTTGCTGGCCTCCCAGGGCAGGCCCGTCGTCGCCGATGTCGCGGCAGAGGGCCGGGCCGGCTACGGCGTGCGGGGTGACCGCGGCAGCCTGTTCTGGGATCTGACGACGCGCGCAGTCCAGCCCGATGATCGGTTGGTGGTGTTCTTCGGATCGCGCAACGACCAACCGGTGGCGGTAACGGATGTCGTCGATCAGGCACGCAATGCCTTTGCCCTGGTGCATGGGATCGCACCGGCGGCCCGCCTCCTGGTCATCGGGCCGCCCTGGCCGACCGCCGACGTGCCGGTGGAGATCCTGCGCATCCGGGATGCGCTGGCGGCCGTTGCCCGATCGGCCGGCGCGCGATTCGTCGATCCGATTGCCGAGGGCTGGTTCGTCGGCCGCCCCGATCTGATCGCCGCTGACGGGGTGCATCCCACCGACGCGGGCCATCTCTACCTCGCCGACAAGATTGCCCGGCTGATGGGTGCGCAGCTGACGCCGCGACGCTGA
- a CDS encoding MOSC domain-containing protein has protein sequence MSSVLTVNIAHPMTNPDHKKKPTGIDKRPTDDAVAVRAPGPMRGGLGSGLVGDLVSEQKYHGGDDQAVYAYAREDLDFWEGELGRDIGNGVFGENLTTAGIDVTNALVGERWRIGTDGLVLEVTRPRTPCRTFSAWLDIDGWIKTFTRKGAPGAYLRVISPGSVRGGDAVEIIDRPDHDVTIGTVFLAMTTQPALWPALLAADALPGELKEKARRKAGV, from the coding sequence ATGTCGAGCGTGCTGACGGTCAACATCGCCCACCCCATGACCAACCCCGATCACAAGAAGAAGCCGACCGGCATCGACAAGCGCCCCACCGATGATGCGGTCGCCGTACGGGCTCCCGGCCCGATGCGGGGTGGTCTCGGCAGTGGCCTGGTCGGCGATCTGGTCAGCGAACAGAAGTACCACGGCGGTGACGATCAGGCGGTTTATGCCTATGCCCGGGAAGATCTGGACTTCTGGGAGGGCGAACTCGGCCGCGATATAGGCAACGGCGTGTTCGGCGAGAATCTCACCACCGCGGGCATCGACGTCACCAACGCGCTCGTCGGCGAACGCTGGCGCATCGGCACGGACGGTCTTGTGCTGGAGGTGACGCGTCCCCGCACCCCGTGCCGGACCTTCTCGGCGTGGCTGGATATCGACGGCTGGATCAAGACATTCACGCGCAAGGGTGCACCGGGAGCGTATCTGCGCGTGATCTCCCCGGGGTCGGTGCGCGGCGGCGATGCGGTCGAGATAATCGATCGCCCGGACCATGACGTGACGATCGGCACCGTCTTCCTGGCGATGACGACGCAGCCCGCCCTTTGGCCCGCACTGCTCGCGGCCGACGCCCTGCCGGGTGAGCTCAAGGAGAAGGCCCGGCGCAAAGCCGGGGTGTGA